In Eleutherodactylus coqui strain aEleCoq1 chromosome 4, aEleCoq1.hap1, whole genome shotgun sequence, the following are encoded in one genomic region:
- the SLC18A3 gene encoding vesicular acetylcholine transporter: MASENTPGTAKSAVEKLSNAMGERTKQIGSAMKEAHHLRRLILFIVCVALFLDNMLYMVIVPIIPDYIQSMRLDSEKHFREINSSSSYSNKSIIRPPYPTENEDIKIGVLFASKAILQLLVNPLSGTFIDRVGYDIPLLIGLIVMFFSTVIFAFAENYATLFVARSLQGLGSAFADTSGIAMIADKYTEEAERSKALGIALAFISFGSLVAPPFGGILYQFVGKRVPFLILACISLIDGILLLIFIKPFANRTRENMPVGTPIHRLMIDPYIAVVAGALTTCNIPLAFLEPTIANWMKTTMGASEWQMGLTWLPAFFPHILGVYITVKLAANYPQYQWFYGAIGMVIIGASSCTVPACKNFEQLIIPLCGLCFGIALVDTALLPTLALLVDLRHVSVYGSVYAIADISYSVAYALGPIVASQIVHTMGFTQLNLGMGLANVLYAPTLLFLRNVCQMKPSHSERNILLDEGPKGLYDTIKMEERRAKSNKGLNKGEHIQDNTMDNYNGAQTGKYMSDEESSDYEYS; encoded by the coding sequence ATGGCTTCAGAGAATACACCAGGGACAGCCAAGTCCGCGGTGGAGAAACTATCCAATGCCATGGGTGAAAGAACTAAACAAATTGGCTCAGCCATGAAAGAAGCCCACCACCTAAGGAGACTCATCCTGTTCATTGTCTGTGTGGCACTTTTTCTAGACAATATGCTCTATATGGTGATAGTACCAATCATCCCAGACTATATACAAAGTATGAGACTGGATAGTGAAAAACACTTTAGAGAAATAAATTCTAGTTCATCTTACTCAAATAAATCGATCATCAGACCCCCGTACCCTACAGAGAATGAAGACATCAAAATAGGAGTCTTGTTTGCCTCCAAAGCTATCTTACAGCTGCTTGTCAACCCTTTAAGTGGCACTTTTATAGACAGGGTTGGCTATGACATCCCTCTACTCATTGGACTCATTGTTATGTTCTTTTCCACTGTTATATTTGCTTTTGCCGAGAATTATGCTACGCTCTTCGTAGCAAGAAGCCTACAAGGTTTGGGATCTGCCTTTGCAGATACTTCTGGGATCGCTATGATCGCAGACAAGTAcacagaggaagcagagaggagcAAAGCCTTGGGCATAGCCTTAGCATTTATCTCATTCGGGAGTCTGGTTGCACCCCCTTTTGGAGGCATATTGTATCAGTTTGTGGGTAAAAGAGTACCATTTCTTATTTTAGCTTGCATCTCCCTCATTGATGGTATACTCTTATTAATATTCATAAAACCCTTTGCTAATCGGACTAGAGAAAACATGCCAGTGGGCACACCCATCCACAGACTAATGATTGACCCATATATTGCAGTCGTAGCTGGAGCACTTACCACCTGTAACATTCCTTTGGCGTTTTTGGAGCCCACTATAGCAAACTGGATGAAAACAACTATGGGAGCCTCTGAGTGGCAAATGGGTCTAACTTGGCTGCCAGCTTTTTTCCCTCATATTCTAGGCGTTTATATCACCGTAAAGCTTGCAGCCAATTACCCTCAATATCAGTGGTTCTATGGTGCTATAGGGATGGTTATAATTGGTGCCAGTTCATGCACAGTGCCAGCCTGTAAAAATTTTGAGCAGCTTATTATCCCCTTGTGTGGTTTATGCTTTGGTATTGCCTTGGTAGATACTGCACTACTGCCCACTCTCGCCTTACTTGTAGATCTCCGCCATGTCTCGGTGTATGGAAGTGTCTATGCTATTGCAGATATATCTTACTCTGTAGCTTATGCTCTTGGGCCTATAGTTGCTAGCCAGATTGTGCACACTATGGGTTTCACTCAGCTTAATCTTGGCATGGGACTTGCCAATGTACTATATGCTCCTACTCTTTTGTTCCTCAGAAATGTGTGTCAAATGAAGCCATCCCACTCAGAAAGAAACATCTTGCTTGATGAGGGACCTAAGGGCTTGTATGATACAATTAAAATGGAAGAGCGCAGGGCTAAATCCAACAAGGGCTTAAATAAAGGTGAACATATACAAGACAATACTATGGACAATTACAACGGAGCCCAGACAGGTAAATACATGTCTGATGAAGAATCCTCTGATTATGAGTATAGCTAG